In Nakamurella antarctica, the following are encoded in one genomic region:
- a CDS encoding sulfocyanin-like copper-binding protein, translated as MTRPSMTPTSLLLALGLVLAGCGGGLHGPGMMGAGGGSGANMMGSSSGYSQLSCSAPTFPAEQRVDVTVADMGMTSMMGGVAPMGSHMMLSASPVTVPAGQVTLVASNLGWRTHELVVMTLSSGASAGQRVVGPDGKVPETGSLGEASASCAEGSGEGITSGQVGWITLTLAPGRYELLCNLQNHYSSGMYLEFTVT; from the coding sequence ATGACGCGGCCGTCGATGACTCCCACTTCTTTGTTGCTTGCGCTGGGCCTCGTGTTGGCCGGGTGCGGTGGCGGCCTTCATGGGCCCGGGATGATGGGTGCGGGCGGGGGCTCAGGTGCGAACATGATGGGTTCGAGTTCGGGCTATTCGCAGCTGTCCTGTTCGGCGCCGACTTTCCCTGCCGAACAACGGGTAGACGTGACCGTGGCGGACATGGGCATGACCTCGATGATGGGCGGCGTCGCACCCATGGGCTCCCACATGATGCTCAGCGCCAGCCCCGTGACCGTCCCGGCCGGCCAGGTCACCTTGGTGGCCTCCAATCTGGGGTGGCGTACCCACGAGCTGGTGGTCATGACACTGAGCTCGGGCGCCTCCGCTGGCCAGCGGGTCGTAGGGCCGGATGGAAAAGTCCCGGAAACAGGAAGCCTCGGGGAGGCCTCAGCTAGCTGCGCCGAAGGGTCGGGCGAAGGGATCACGTCCGGCCAGGTCGGCTGGATCACACTCACCCTGGCCCCCGGCCGTTACGAGCTGCTCTGCAACTTGCAGAACCATTACAGCAGCGGAATGTACCTCGAATTCACGGTTACCTAA
- a CDS encoding copper-translocating P-type ATPase codes for MNPTNEHQHDHDAMKSKSGGYGNHGGHGGHGDHAAQFRDRFWFSLALAVPVVIFSDMFAHLLGYTPINFPGAAWVAPILGTAIFFYGGQPFLTGGWAEIRSRRPAMMLLISMAITVAFVASWVTTLGIGGFELDFWWELALLVVIMLLGHWLEMRALGAASGALDALAALLPDSAEKVVGDETIEVPLGELIVGDVVLVRSGARIPADGTIETGTAEIDEAMITGESRPVQRTVGDSVVAGTVATDNSVRVRITATGEETALAGIQRLVAEAQQSTSRAQALADRAAALLFYFATVAGVLTFVAWSIFGSFADAVTRTVTVLVIACPHALGLAIPLVIAISTERAASAGILVKSRLALERMRTIDVVLFDKTGTLTKGQPTVTDVVATSTDLTQDDVLALSAAAEADSEHPLAKAVVRKASNRAQLQQASDFQSITGHGVQATVDGHVIAVGGPAMLRAQNLTPTTDLTTATQVWEERGATVLHVIRDGQIVGALALEDDIRVDSAQAVDGLRQRGIRVAMITGDSKAVANAVAHKLGIEEVFAEVLPKDKDGAVVELQNRGLKVAMVGDGVNDAPALARAEVGIAIGAGADVAIESAGVVLASNDPRSVISLISLSKASYRKMTQNLVWATGYNIIAVPLAAGVLAFAGIILSPAVGAILMSISTIVVALNAQLLRRLNLRPQDN; via the coding sequence ATGAATCCGACCAACGAGCATCAGCACGATCACGACGCCATGAAATCCAAGAGCGGCGGGTACGGTAACCACGGAGGGCACGGCGGTCACGGCGATCACGCTGCCCAGTTCAGAGACAGATTCTGGTTCTCGCTGGCGTTGGCTGTACCGGTCGTAATTTTCAGCGATATGTTCGCCCACCTTTTGGGCTACACGCCCATCAACTTCCCGGGTGCAGCCTGGGTGGCTCCCATCCTCGGGACCGCCATATTCTTCTACGGCGGTCAACCATTCCTGACTGGCGGATGGGCGGAGATTCGGTCACGGCGACCCGCCATGATGCTGCTCATCAGCATGGCGATCACGGTTGCCTTCGTCGCGTCATGGGTCACCACGCTAGGAATTGGGGGTTTCGAGCTCGACTTCTGGTGGGAACTGGCGCTGCTTGTCGTCATCATGCTGCTGGGACATTGGTTGGAAATGCGAGCACTCGGTGCGGCCTCCGGAGCCCTTGACGCGCTGGCCGCCCTGTTGCCGGATTCTGCCGAGAAAGTCGTGGGGGACGAAACTATTGAAGTGCCCTTGGGTGAGCTGATAGTCGGCGACGTCGTCCTGGTTCGTTCAGGGGCTCGGATCCCCGCTGATGGGACGATAGAAACTGGAACCGCTGAAATAGACGAAGCGATGATCACCGGAGAATCCCGCCCGGTACAGCGCACTGTCGGCGACTCGGTAGTCGCCGGCACGGTTGCCACCGACAATTCCGTCAGGGTCAGGATTACCGCGACGGGTGAGGAGACGGCGCTCGCGGGCATTCAGCGATTGGTGGCGGAGGCGCAGCAGTCCACATCGCGTGCGCAGGCACTTGCCGACCGGGCCGCCGCACTATTATTTTATTTCGCCACCGTCGCGGGCGTCCTCACGTTCGTCGCCTGGTCGATCTTCGGCTCCTTCGCAGATGCCGTCACTCGGACTGTCACCGTCTTAGTCATCGCCTGCCCCCACGCTCTGGGCTTGGCAATCCCGCTAGTAATCGCGATCTCGACCGAGAGAGCTGCCAGTGCAGGCATTCTCGTCAAGAGCAGGCTCGCGCTCGAACGGATGCGCACCATCGACGTGGTGCTTTTCGATAAGACCGGCACCCTCACCAAAGGACAGCCCACTGTCACCGATGTGGTCGCGACCTCGACCGACCTCACCCAAGATGATGTGCTCGCACTGTCTGCTGCGGCAGAGGCGGACAGCGAGCACCCCCTGGCCAAAGCCGTTGTCCGTAAAGCGAGCAACCGCGCCCAGCTCCAACAAGCGTCCGATTTCCAATCGATCACCGGTCATGGGGTACAAGCCACCGTCGACGGACACGTTATCGCCGTGGGCGGGCCGGCCATGCTTCGTGCCCAGAACCTCACCCCTACAACGGATCTGACCACCGCCACCCAAGTCTGGGAGGAGCGGGGCGCGACAGTACTGCACGTGATCCGCGATGGCCAGATCGTCGGCGCCTTGGCGTTGGAAGACGACATCCGAGTAGATTCAGCCCAAGCCGTCGACGGCTTACGGCAACGGGGAATTCGAGTCGCAATGATCACCGGCGACTCGAAGGCAGTGGCCAACGCGGTTGCTCACAAGCTGGGAATAGAAGAGGTTTTTGCCGAGGTACTCCCCAAAGACAAGGACGGCGCAGTCGTCGAACTCCAAAACCGTGGACTGAAGGTGGCGATGGTCGGCGATGGCGTCAATGACGCGCCAGCATTGGCCCGGGCCGAAGTGGGCATTGCCATCGGTGCCGGCGCCGATGTGGCCATCGAATCTGCTGGTGTTGTCTTGGCGTCCAACGACCCGCGCTCTGTCATTTCGCTGATCAGTCTGTCCAAAGCCAGCTACCGCAAGATGACCCAGAACCTAGTATGGGCAACGGGTTACAACATTATCGCGGTGCCTCTGGCAGCCGGAGTCCTCGCGTTTGCAGGGATCATCCTCTCGCCCGCTGTCGGCGCTATCTTGATGTCCATCTCGACCATTGTTGTGGCGCTGAACGCCCAATTGCTCCGGCGCCTCAACTTGAGGCCTCAGGACAATTAG
- a CDS encoding F510_1955 family glycosylhydrolase, with the protein MTHDPILRRNEHTLNRLTHKGFRVAAAVVAALLVTGCSTPTPTPTPASPAAQVAVNNLPSDHVHAVAINPGDEKVYLATHQGLFRYGASGPEKVGPTIDLMGFSIAGPDHFYSSGHPGPGTELPNPVGLLESVDAGQTWTPLSLQGQSDFHLLAASSAGIIGFDGALKSTADGGTWEPRADMGAAPSSLTSSEDGSVVLAATGGTVIRSEDAGRTWTSLAGTPPIMLLDWASTGVFAGVTAAGELTVSGDDGATWQTRGSVNTAPQAITAKMETNGKLRILVATGTDLLESTDDGFSFAPLASR; encoded by the coding sequence ATGACGCACGACCCAATACTTCGCCGCAATGAGCACACCCTCAACCGGTTGACCCACAAAGGATTTCGCGTCGCGGCCGCAGTCGTGGCCGCGCTGCTAGTGACAGGCTGCTCGACACCGACACCGACACCGACACCGGCGTCACCCGCCGCGCAGGTCGCCGTCAATAACCTCCCCAGCGACCACGTCCATGCGGTGGCCATTAATCCAGGTGACGAGAAGGTCTACCTGGCCACGCACCAAGGGCTGTTCCGGTACGGCGCCTCCGGCCCCGAAAAGGTCGGCCCCACCATTGATCTGATGGGCTTCAGCATCGCCGGCCCCGACCACTTCTATTCGTCCGGGCACCCCGGTCCGGGCACCGAACTGCCTAACCCGGTAGGCCTGCTCGAATCCGTCGACGCCGGTCAGACCTGGACACCCTTGTCGCTGCAAGGCCAATCGGATTTCCATCTTCTTGCCGCGTCCAGCGCCGGGATCATCGGATTCGACGGGGCGTTAAAATCCACCGCGGATGGCGGAACCTGGGAGCCACGTGCGGACATGGGTGCCGCACCCTCGTCGCTCACCTCGTCGGAGGACGGAAGCGTGGTTCTAGCCGCAACGGGTGGCACGGTAATACGGTCGGAAGACGCTGGCCGCACGTGGACCTCTCTTGCCGGCACCCCACCGATCATGTTGTTGGACTGGGCATCCACGGGTGTTTTCGCCGGTGTCACGGCCGCGGGCGAACTCACTGTGAGCGGCGATGACGGCGCCACCTGGCAAACCCGCGGCTCGGTGAACACCGCGCCGCAGGCCATCACGGCCAAAATGGAGACGAACGGCAAACTCCGGATCCTCGTCGCCACCGGCACCGACCTGCTGGAATCTACCGACGATGGCTTCAGCTTCGCTCCGCTGGCCAGCCGGTGA
- a CDS encoding L,D-transpeptidase, translated as MKIKTTEFSQRFSLRRQRWWGISVMVTAGLVVSACTAPSDVIVTETATLAPAAARDESSTTTAPGTEAETAGTTPSVEPGLNIVSMPSFGSADLAPVTAVTITVFNASITALAVTSDTDQAALTGQISPDGSTWTLTERMSYATTYEVSGKATGRDGVEAPITGTYSTVAPADTQRASFQLIEGGVYGVAVPIIVTFAGTVADKAAAERTFKVVTDKDDIEGSWAWLQEEDIQGTGTFQSRAHFRPEEYWPGNTNVTVTADLYGVNLGGGAWGREDLARNFTIGRSQITIADVNTFRLVVNVDGVESKNYPVSYGRSTEDPELETRSGVHVVQEKFDVFEMCNPKYGYCGFKANWAVRISNNGEFIHENAAVTASLGIENVSHGCVNMSPADAKDFYDNALYGDPVEVSGTSTQLSPADGDIFDWTYSYQQWRTFSAL; from the coding sequence GTGAAGATCAAAACCACAGAATTCAGTCAACGTTTTTCCCTGAGACGTCAGCGCTGGTGGGGCATTTCCGTGATGGTGACAGCCGGGCTAGTCGTGAGTGCCTGCACCGCCCCATCGGATGTGATTGTCACCGAAACTGCCACGCTGGCACCGGCTGCCGCACGGGATGAATCCTCGACGACCACCGCGCCCGGCACGGAAGCCGAGACAGCCGGGACCACGCCGTCAGTGGAGCCCGGTCTCAATATCGTGTCGATGCCTTCTTTCGGCTCAGCCGACTTGGCGCCAGTTACCGCGGTGACGATTACCGTCTTCAACGCCTCTATTACCGCGTTGGCGGTGACGTCGGACACCGATCAAGCGGCGCTGACCGGGCAAATCAGTCCGGACGGTTCGACGTGGACATTGACTGAGCGGATGTCCTACGCCACCACCTACGAGGTCAGCGGCAAGGCCACCGGCCGGGACGGCGTCGAAGCTCCGATCACGGGCACGTATTCGACAGTCGCCCCAGCGGATACCCAGCGGGCTTCGTTCCAACTCATCGAAGGCGGCGTGTACGGGGTGGCGGTACCGATCATCGTGACTTTCGCCGGCACTGTCGCCGACAAGGCCGCTGCAGAGCGAACTTTCAAGGTCGTCACCGACAAGGACGACATCGAGGGGTCCTGGGCGTGGCTGCAGGAAGAGGACATCCAGGGCACTGGAACCTTCCAATCCAGGGCGCACTTCCGCCCGGAGGAGTACTGGCCCGGCAACACGAACGTCACGGTCACAGCGGATCTATACGGGGTCAACCTGGGCGGCGGGGCGTGGGGCAGGGAGGATTTGGCCCGCAATTTCACCATCGGTAGATCCCAGATCACCATCGCCGATGTCAACACCTTCCGTCTCGTCGTGAATGTGGACGGGGTGGAATCCAAGAACTACCCGGTGTCCTATGGGCGCAGCACCGAGGACCCGGAGCTTGAAACGCGCAGCGGCGTCCACGTGGTGCAGGAGAAGTTCGACGTATTCGAAATGTGCAACCCTAAGTACGGCTACTGCGGGTTCAAAGCCAACTGGGCTGTGCGGATCAGCAATAACGGCGAGTTCATCCACGAGAATGCAGCTGTGACAGCATCTTTGGGGATCGAGAACGTTTCGCACGGATGCGTAAACATGAGTCCCGCCGACGCCAAGGACTTCTACGACAATGCCCTTTACGGGGACCCGGTTGAAGTCTCGGGCACCAGCACGCAACTGAGCCCCGCCGACGGCGATATTTTCGACTGGACCTACAGCTACCAGCAGTGGCGGACCTTCTCAGCGCTATGA
- a CDS encoding DUF305 domain-containing protein: MDTKYLLTGVAAAAALLLGACGTTTAATSSDGSQGMGAMTSMVSAADPVLPSISSEYNDADIVFATDMIPHHIQAVEMAEMVPGSGASPEVAALAAQIQSAQQPEVDLMLGFLDTWGQKPPGHEMGHDMGMMSEADMTTLMGTSGGEFDKMWLTMMTAHHDGAILMAKAELAAGSNPQAKDLATNIITAQQIEIDAMAALLK, encoded by the coding sequence ATGGATACTAAATATTTGTTGACCGGAGTGGCCGCTGCAGCCGCCCTCCTACTTGGCGCATGTGGAACTACTACAGCGGCCACCTCATCCGATGGTTCCCAGGGTATGGGGGCCATGACATCGATGGTGTCGGCGGCTGATCCAGTGCTACCAAGCATTTCCAGTGAGTACAACGACGCCGATATCGTTTTTGCCACGGACATGATCCCGCACCACATTCAGGCGGTGGAGATGGCCGAAATGGTTCCGGGCAGCGGCGCGTCACCCGAGGTGGCCGCATTGGCGGCGCAGATTCAGAGCGCCCAGCAACCCGAAGTCGACCTGATGCTGGGATTCCTGGACACCTGGGGTCAGAAACCTCCTGGCCATGAGATGGGCCATGACATGGGCATGATGAGCGAAGCCGACATGACTACTTTGATGGGCACGTCGGGTGGAGAGTTCGACAAAATGTGGCTGACGATGATGACGGCGCACCACGACGGAGCGATTCTGATGGCCAAGGCCGAATTGGCAGCCGGCTCCAACCCCCAGGCCAAGGATTTGGCAACCAACATCATCACCGCCCAGCAGATCGAAATCGATGCGATGGCAGCCCTTTTGAAGTAG
- a CDS encoding DUF6153 family protein, whose amino-acid sequence MITSSSRAAVWLMRVVMVVGVLAGVLLMHSLVVEPATSGASAAGVSHSAQAPDHHGGSTSPEQQCDSSGCSDHSALHICMSILAAVGATLVLMLYGRLVRDAITVFVRPAMAGRMQGRAPPWSHLSLEKLSVLRL is encoded by the coding sequence GTGATCACCTCGTCCTCCCGCGCTGCCGTGTGGCTGATGCGCGTGGTCATGGTGGTGGGTGTGTTGGCCGGGGTCCTCCTGATGCACTCATTGGTGGTGGAGCCGGCAACTAGCGGCGCGTCCGCTGCGGGCGTCTCGCATTCGGCGCAGGCGCCGGATCATCATGGCGGCTCGACGAGCCCAGAGCAGCAGTGCGATTCCTCTGGGTGTTCTGACCATTCGGCGCTGCATATCTGCATGTCGATACTTGCCGCGGTCGGTGCCACCCTGGTATTGATGCTTTATGGCCGGTTGGTCCGAGATGCGATCACCGTATTTGTTCGTCCGGCGATGGCTGGCCGTATGCAAGGCCGTGCCCCACCGTGGTCCCACCTGTCTCTAGAGAAACTTTCAGTTCTGCGTCTGTGA